A genomic region of Pseudomonas sp. RSB 5.4 contains the following coding sequences:
- a CDS encoding helix-turn-helix transcriptional regulator, translating to MSMTVAERTMLIESIQEALTQGTLEIGEAVRRLRVEVTGLHQAQFARMCKISVRTLVHIEHGEGNQTLKSLNAVFGPFGMKMGVVKIRRDIG from the coding sequence ATGAGCATGACGGTTGCCGAGCGCACAATGCTCATCGAAAGCATTCAGGAAGCGCTGACTCAAGGGACACTGGAGATCGGCGAAGCCGTTCGCCGTTTGCGGGTGGAAGTCACCGGGCTGCATCAAGCCCAGTTCGCGAGGATGTGCAAAATCTCGGTCCGCACGCTGGTGCATATTGAGCACGGTGAAGGTAACCAGACGCTGAAGTCGCTGAACGCGGTATTTGGTCCGTTCGGGATGAAGATGGGTGTCGTAAAAATTCGCCGTGACATTGGTTGA
- a CDS encoding HipA domain-containing protein, with the protein MYQLTLQIYTASEWHDAMVLSFDDPEKGFESRCSFGYEAAYLVENIDAIGSPFSKAVSALYPLDWEGRRSGTPAFVHDIAPAGAAKRFLLARLGQEKPADINADLYLLGRSTPAPIGNMRIKESAAAVDERKPIGFKREDVIHRDNRFLEYAYELGAAIGGATGAGGEAPKLLLAENKAGLLYPDAVLGDEEVRQHWFVKFSRNRGGLTDQDILRSEFHYYRALQKLGIETIAVEGLALEEANKPSLWMQRFDRRVDDGCVSRLAVESIYSLAQVTIPGSAMNHMEVIRMLAGLWRKAGQASQVSDLVADYLRRDLINKILGNSDNHGRNTAIIRQANTFRLAPIYDLAPMVMDDEGVTRTTKWPKDLERAGDVDWLGVCRALADIVEPDDPMAALSDAPVLFERLREDAQRLAALPDILTASGLPDRTMNHPGVHLKNLEQRLKEWDLK; encoded by the coding sequence ATGTATCAGCTGACATTGCAAATATATACGGCCAGTGAATGGCACGACGCCATGGTTCTGAGCTTCGATGATCCCGAAAAGGGTTTTGAAAGTCGCTGCAGTTTTGGTTACGAAGCGGCATACCTTGTCGAAAATATTGACGCTATAGGGTCGCCGTTTTCGAAGGCAGTCAGTGCGCTGTACCCTCTGGACTGGGAAGGTCGGCGCTCCGGCACGCCAGCCTTTGTGCACGACATCGCTCCTGCAGGAGCGGCCAAGAGGTTTTTGCTTGCGCGACTGGGGCAAGAAAAACCGGCCGATATCAATGCCGATCTATATCTGCTTGGCCGTAGCACTCCCGCTCCTATCGGCAACATGCGGATCAAAGAGTCGGCCGCGGCTGTCGATGAGCGTAAGCCTATCGGATTCAAGCGTGAGGATGTCATTCATCGCGACAACCGTTTTCTTGAATACGCCTACGAACTGGGCGCAGCGATTGGCGGCGCTACGGGCGCTGGTGGCGAAGCACCGAAGTTGTTGTTGGCCGAGAACAAGGCCGGTCTTCTGTACCCCGATGCCGTATTGGGCGACGAAGAAGTCAGACAGCACTGGTTTGTGAAGTTTTCCAGAAACCGGGGAGGTCTGACTGATCAGGACATCCTGCGAAGCGAATTTCATTACTACAGGGCGCTTCAGAAACTGGGTATCGAAACGATCGCGGTCGAGGGCCTGGCGCTGGAAGAGGCGAACAAGCCAAGTTTGTGGATGCAGCGCTTCGATCGCAGAGTGGATGACGGATGCGTGTCGCGTCTTGCCGTCGAGTCGATCTATTCCCTGGCCCAAGTGACGATACCGGGAAGCGCGATGAATCATATGGAGGTTATCCGCATGCTGGCCGGGCTCTGGCGTAAAGCGGGGCAGGCAAGTCAGGTATCTGATCTTGTGGCGGATTATTTGCGTAGGGACTTGATCAACAAGATCCTCGGCAACTCGGATAACCATGGTCGAAACACCGCAATAATCCGTCAGGCAAATACATTTCGCCTGGCACCGATTTACGATCTGGCCCCCATGGTCATGGACGACGAAGGCGTGACCCGTACGACCAAGTGGCCAAAAGATCTGGAAAGGGCGGGAGACGTCGACTGGCTGGGAGTTTGCCGTGCATTGGCGGATATCGTCGAACCGGACGACCCAATGGCGGCGCTATCTGATGCGCCCGTCCTTTTCGAACGTCTGCGCGAAGACGCTCAACGGCTGGCCGCGCTGCCGGACATTCTGACTGCCAGCGGTTTGCCTGACAGAACCATGAACCATCCGGGCGTTCATCTGAAAAATCTGGAGCAGCGTTTGAAAGAGTGGGATCTGAAATGA
- a CDS encoding autotransporter domain-containing protein codes for MTFPPQRLSLAAVLLITAGTAHGKTVQIDTATTAAQTLGGSDTLTISAPGSITNSGKAVSLKDGTSGAGVVIDNAGKIVSSGGRAIDSSGDLTQARNYQIFNRSGGQILGANDALRIDSNFVSGSLLIDNSGVIRSTTGQGLDLDALRSDGVKTTLINRAGGLIRGDASDGMKTGANATITNYGEISTGDSHNADEKFDGIDIDSASGVSVTNYGVISGGRHGITTDLGATLVNYGKITGRNGSGFGSDGDGTVINHGTITGAYSGLQANGDGDGVDIDKIAHIENYGTIQGVGAGGVDKGGFANGSEGIALGGGYILNASNALISGANSAILVDDGSGGSGLAATTLENYGTIQGLDGFGVKFVGEFADNVINGGTISGSNGLALDLGGGNDSLTLRNGSRFVGVVDGGSGYDRVVMDDAAGGSFGASRNFEWLEVRQGAWTLTGSGDFSDGGAVRNGATLINQGGIAGSLTVDAGGVYAGGGSVGNLNVNGTLRTDTGLGRATIVHDLNMGSGSTLVYGVNADGSSAPVQVGGTASLNGATLAVNPGSGTYPWQSHYTVLQAANVNGTFGNVTSHYAFLTPTLAYTPTQVDLTYTRNDVAFNQFAATGNGSNAANSLATMGKNNALYNALLNTTQSTAGAAIEQLAGASNANLTSATLGASSQVGNSMLSAMQQMGGSPGLMVGLDQRDTPVLAANGVPSEARNLNDPNARGRLWLQAIGGYGKLDGEHGYSGLEQRTKGSVLGADWALNSQWRLGVLGGYSKTDLDATGVDGNVESWHAGVYALRQSGPYSLRLGAAYSGHQGESKRTVAFNGFSDRPKGDYDADSQQAFAELGYAMGSGRLSAEPFASLGYQRYHRDRYQEKGGAAALDVDSQTQDNFSSTFGLRLAHLNSLDNGMSLTPRMAAGWKHTYGDVSSSTRQAFVVGGSAFNVDGSSLDRDSLVLEAGLDLGISARHTLGIGYSGEIGNNSRNHGLIGQWQMSF; via the coding sequence ATGACCTTCCCGCCTCAGCGCTTGTCCCTTGCTGCCGTTCTGCTGATCACCGCCGGCACCGCCCACGGCAAGACCGTGCAGATCGACACTGCCACTACTGCCGCGCAAACTCTTGGCGGCAGTGACACGCTGACGATCTCGGCACCGGGCAGCATCACCAACAGCGGCAAGGCGGTGAGCCTGAAGGACGGCACCAGCGGCGCCGGTGTGGTGATCGATAACGCGGGGAAAATCGTTTCCAGCGGTGGCCGGGCCATCGACAGCAGTGGTGACCTGACCCAGGCGCGCAATTACCAGATCTTCAACCGCAGCGGCGGGCAGATTCTCGGTGCCAATGACGCTTTGCGTATCGACAGCAACTTCGTCAGCGGCAGTCTGTTGATCGACAACAGCGGCGTGATTCGCTCGACCACCGGCCAAGGCCTGGACCTCGATGCGCTGCGCAGCGACGGCGTCAAAACCACCCTCATCAACCGCGCTGGCGGACTGATTCGTGGCGATGCCAGCGACGGCATGAAGACCGGCGCCAACGCGACGATTACCAACTACGGCGAGATCTCCACCGGCGACTCGCACAACGCCGATGAGAAATTCGACGGCATCGACATCGACTCGGCCAGTGGTGTCAGCGTGACCAACTACGGGGTGATTTCCGGCGGCCGCCATGGCATCACCACCGACCTCGGTGCGACGCTGGTCAACTATGGGAAGATCACCGGCCGCAATGGTTCCGGATTCGGTTCCGACGGCGATGGTACGGTGATCAACCACGGCACCATCACCGGTGCTTACTCAGGCTTGCAGGCGAACGGTGACGGTGATGGCGTGGACATCGACAAGATCGCCCACATCGAAAACTACGGCACTATTCAGGGCGTCGGTGCGGGTGGCGTGGACAAGGGCGGATTCGCCAACGGCAGTGAAGGCATCGCCCTCGGCGGCGGCTACATTCTCAACGCGAGCAACGCACTGATCAGCGGCGCCAACAGCGCGATTCTGGTGGACGACGGCAGCGGTGGTTCGGGGCTGGCAGCCACCACCCTGGAGAACTACGGCACTATTCAAGGTCTCGACGGCTTCGGCGTGAAGTTCGTCGGCGAATTCGCCGACAACGTGATCAACGGCGGCACCATCAGCGGCAGCAACGGCCTGGCACTCGACCTCGGTGGCGGCAACGACAGCCTGACCCTGCGCAACGGCAGTCGCTTCGTCGGCGTGGTCGATGGCGGCAGCGGTTACGACCGGGTGGTGATGGACGATGCGGCGGGCGGCAGCTTCGGCGCCAGCCGCAATTTCGAATGGCTGGAGGTCAGGCAAGGTGCGTGGACACTCACCGGCAGCGGCGATTTCAGCGATGGCGGCGCGGTGCGCAATGGCGCGACCCTGATCAACCAGGGCGGCATTGCCGGCAGCCTGACCGTAGACGCCGGCGGTGTGTATGCCGGTGGCGGCTCGGTGGGCAATCTCAACGTCAACGGCACGCTGCGTACCGACACCGGCCTCGGTCGCGCAACCATCGTCCATGACTTGAATATGGGCAGCGGATCGACTCTCGTCTACGGCGTCAACGCCGATGGCAGCAGCGCCCCGGTTCAGGTCGGCGGCACCGCCAGCCTCAATGGCGCGACCCTGGCGGTGAACCCCGGCAGCGGCACTTATCCGTGGCAGAGCCATTACACCGTGCTGCAAGCCGCCAACGTCAACGGCACCTTCGGCAACGTCACCAGCCACTACGCGTTCCTCACGCCGACGCTGGCCTATACGCCGACACAAGTCGACCTGACCTACACCCGCAATGACGTGGCCTTCAATCAGTTCGCGGCGACCGGCAACGGCAGCAACGCGGCCAACAGCCTGGCCACGATGGGCAAGAACAATGCTTTGTACAACGCCTTGCTCAATACCACCCAAAGCACGGCCGGCGCGGCGATCGAACAACTGGCCGGCGCCAGCAACGCCAACCTGACCAGCGCCACGCTCGGCGCCAGCAGTCAGGTGGGCAACAGCATGCTCTCGGCGATGCAGCAAATGGGCGGCAGCCCGGGGTTGATGGTTGGCCTTGATCAACGCGACACCCCGGTGCTGGCGGCCAACGGCGTACCCTCGGAAGCGCGCAATCTGAATGACCCGAACGCGCGCGGACGCCTGTGGCTGCAAGCCATCGGCGGCTACGGCAAGCTCGACGGCGAGCACGGCTACAGCGGCCTGGAGCAACGCACCAAGGGCAGCGTACTGGGTGCCGACTGGGCACTGAATTCACAGTGGCGCCTCGGCGTACTCGGCGGTTATTCGAAGACTGATCTGGACGCGACCGGCGTCGATGGCAACGTCGAGAGCTGGCACGCCGGCGTCTACGCGCTGCGCCAGAGCGGCCCGTACTCGCTGCGCCTCGGCGCCGCCTACAGTGGCCATCAGGGCGAAAGCAAACGCACGGTGGCGTTCAATGGTTTCAGTGATCGGCCCAAAGGCGATTACGATGCCGACAGCCAGCAAGCCTTCGCCGAACTCGGCTACGCCATGGGCAGCGGCCGCCTCAGCGCCGAACCGTTCGCCAGCCTCGGCTACCAGCGCTACCACCGCGACCGTTACCAGGAAAAGGGTGGCGCCGCCGCACTGGACGTCGACAGCCAGACCCAGGACAACTTCAGCAGCACCTTCGGCCTGCGCCTGGCGCACCTGAACAGCCTCGACAACGGCATGAGCCTGACCCCGCGCATGGCCGCTGGCTGGAAGCACACCTACGGCGATGTCAGCAGCTCGACGCGTCAGGCATTTGTGGTCGGCGGCAGCGCATTCAACGTCGATGGCAGTTCGCTGGATCGCGACAGTCTGGTGCTCGAAGCCGGACTGGATCTGGGGATTTCCGCCCGGCATACACTGGGCATCGGCTACAGCGGCGAGATCGGCAACAACAGCCGCAACCATGGGTTGATCGGGCAGTGGCAGATGAGTTTCTGA
- a CDS encoding autotransporter domain-containing protein, which yields MPIHTYKLQHLVLAVALAVGCVEFSLAEQTEPQVNAEVKPKKPRKKTEKPVTPKPMDAGETAAKSDPLPEKNADRAQTPVAPGHPPGEAPPKKIVPTENGSAIKKSIQKPASSPDPVQAKKPETLPAPAPEPARQIAAPDNAAVEALQTADQTATVIALDQLAAGSNANLVKATLSSVNPVSASMLSAMHQLDNRNAAQGPGNAPRLAAGGEGNGRVWLQALGHGGKVDRDADSVLKHSTQGLIMGADWRLDEQWHVGLMGAKAQTRFDARHFDGDLDSWHLGAYALRQDGPFALRMGATYGHHDGNGKRRVDFNGFSDRLKSSYDASTQQVFAEVGYYLGRGNVSIEPFASVGYQRYQRDGYIEKGGDAALKVHGQTRANPSSTLGLRMANTSHLSNGMQLTPRLSASVKHTYGELDNETRQQLVRGGKSFEVTGAEMDRNSFTLDAGLDLTLSARNTLGIGLTGEAGNDSRSYGVTGQWRMAF from the coding sequence ATGCCCATTCACACCTACAAGCTTCAACATCTGGTCCTGGCCGTTGCATTGGCTGTCGGGTGCGTAGAGTTTTCACTGGCCGAGCAAACGGAACCTCAGGTCAACGCCGAGGTGAAGCCCAAGAAGCCGCGCAAGAAGACGGAAAAGCCCGTTACGCCGAAGCCGATGGACGCTGGGGAAACGGCAGCAAAGAGCGATCCGCTTCCAGAAAAAAATGCCGACCGAGCGCAGACGCCTGTGGCGCCAGGCCATCCGCCGGGTGAGGCTCCGCCGAAGAAAATCGTCCCGACAGAAAACGGCAGTGCGATCAAAAAAAGCATTCAAAAACCAGCCTCCTCGCCCGATCCGGTTCAGGCGAAAAAGCCAGAGACTCTGCCAGCCCCGGCACCTGAGCCCGCCCGGCAAATAGCTGCCCCGGACAATGCGGCGGTCGAGGCCCTGCAGACCGCCGATCAGACCGCCACCGTCATCGCCCTCGACCAACTCGCCGCCGGCAGCAACGCCAATCTCGTTAAAGCCACACTGAGCAGCGTCAATCCGGTCAGCGCCAGCATGCTCTCGGCGATGCATCAACTGGACAACCGTAATGCTGCGCAGGGACCGGGGAATGCGCCGCGTCTGGCGGCTGGAGGCGAAGGCAACGGGCGGGTCTGGCTGCAAGCGCTGGGGCACGGCGGCAAGGTCGATCGTGACGCCGACAGTGTCCTGAAGCATTCCACCCAAGGTCTGATAATGGGTGCCGACTGGCGACTCGACGAGCAATGGCATGTCGGCCTGATGGGCGCAAAAGCGCAAACCCGCTTCGACGCCCGACACTTCGACGGCGATCTCGACAGTTGGCACCTCGGCGCCTACGCGCTGCGGCAGGACGGCCCGTTCGCCCTGCGCATGGGGGCCACGTACGGCCATCATGACGGCAACGGCAAACGTCGCGTCGACTTCAATGGTTTCAGTGATCGGCTCAAGAGCAGCTATGACGCCAGTACCCAGCAGGTCTTTGCCGAAGTCGGCTACTACCTCGGTCGCGGCAACGTCAGCATCGAACCGTTCGCCAGCGTGGGTTATCAACGCTACCAGCGCGACGGCTACATCGAGAAAGGTGGCGATGCGGCACTCAAGGTTCACGGGCAAACACGGGCGAATCCAAGCAGCACCCTCGGCCTGCGCATGGCGAACACCAGCCACCTGTCCAATGGCATGCAGCTGACGCCGCGCCTGAGCGCGAGCGTAAAACACACCTACGGTGAGCTCGACAACGAAACGCGCCAGCAACTGGTCAGGGGTGGCAAAAGCTTTGAAGTCACCGGAGCCGAGATGGATCGCAACAGCTTTACGCTGGACGCCGGTCTGGATCTGACTCTGTCCGCCCGCAACACCTTGGGCATTGGCCTCACTGGCGAGGCCGGCAACGACAGCCGCAGTTACGGCGTGACAGGCCAGTGGCGAATGGCGTTCTGA
- a CDS encoding ISL3 family transposase has protein sequence MRDINTFLPFWEGFSVVTIKPDGDALQIDLIPHATRFPSCSGCQKTCSTTHEYCERTVRDLPILGRAVRLSVLLRRVVCRDCGKRMEAVSWLDRYARMTRRLAEAVIQACERLPTLHVAQLFGLHWDTVRLLERRALQAALSILPTAQPRRLVMDEFALFKGHRYASVVLDADTRRVLWIGEGRSRAAVRPFFEELGPEGCARIEAVAMDMNTAFDLEVRQHCPNARVIYDLFHVVAKYGREVIDRVRVDEANRLRHDKPARKVIKQARWLLLRNPQNLKTPEQQVRLEDLLAANQALMTVYLMKAELKTLWTPSTAWGWRSAWKQWLRHAHESEIPALIQFATRLKGYWRGIVSRVRWPMHTGQLEGINNRIKVIKRMAYGYRDSEFFFMKIKSVFPGNP, from the coding sequence ATGCGCGATATTAATACTTTCCTTCCTTTTTGGGAGGGCTTTTCTGTTGTCACGATCAAGCCTGATGGCGACGCGCTTCAGATCGACCTGATTCCCCACGCCACCCGATTCCCTTCCTGTAGCGGCTGCCAAAAAACCTGTTCAACCACGCATGAGTATTGCGAGCGAACCGTCCGCGATTTACCGATTCTCGGCCGTGCGGTGCGCCTCAGCGTGTTGCTCAGGCGTGTTGTCTGTCGTGACTGTGGTAAACGTATGGAGGCCGTCAGTTGGCTGGACCGTTATGCCCGCATGACGCGGCGCTTGGCCGAGGCGGTCATTCAGGCCTGCGAACGCCTCCCCACACTGCACGTGGCTCAACTGTTTGGGCTGCATTGGGACACCGTTCGGTTGCTGGAGCGTCGAGCCTTGCAAGCGGCGTTGAGCATTTTGCCAACGGCACAACCGCGACGTCTGGTGATGGACGAATTCGCCCTGTTCAAAGGTCATCGTTACGCCAGCGTGGTGCTGGATGCGGATACACGCCGCGTGCTGTGGATCGGTGAAGGCCGCAGCCGAGCAGCGGTCAGGCCTTTCTTCGAGGAATTGGGGCCAGAGGGTTGCGCTCGCATCGAAGCGGTGGCGATGGACATGAACACCGCTTTTGACCTGGAGGTTCGTCAGCACTGTCCCAACGCGCGAGTGATCTACGACCTCTTCCATGTGGTGGCCAAATATGGCCGAGAGGTGATTGATCGGGTTCGCGTCGACGAGGCTAACCGGTTGCGTCACGACAAGCCTGCCCGCAAGGTCATCAAGCAGGCGCGATGGCTGTTGCTGCGCAATCCGCAGAACTTGAAAACGCCGGAACAACAGGTCCGCCTGGAGGATCTGCTGGCGGCCAATCAAGCGTTGATGACGGTCTACTTGATGAAGGCTGAACTCAAAACACTCTGGACCCCGAGTACTGCCTGGGGTTGGCGATCGGCCTGGAAGCAATGGCTGCGCCATGCGCATGAAAGCGAAATTCCAGCTCTGATCCAGTTCGCCACACGGCTAAAGGGTTACTGGCGGGGCATCGTGAGCCGGGTTCGCTGGCCGATGCACACCGGTCAGTTGGAAGGAATAAACAATCGAATAAAGGTCATCAAGCGGATGGCGTACGGTTACCGGGATAGCGAATTCTTTTTCATGAAGATCAAGAGCGTCTTTCCTGGTAATCCGTGA
- the oadA gene encoding sodium-extruding oxaloacetate decarboxylase subunit alpha, whose amino-acid sequence MTKKIFVTDTILRDAHQSLLATRMRTEDMLPICDKLDKVGYWSLECWGGATFDACVRFLKEDPWERLRQLRAALPNTRLQMLLRGQNLLGYRHYSDDVVKAFVAKAAVNGIDVFRIFDAMNDVRNLRVAIEAVKAAGKHAQGTIAYTTSPVHTIDAFVAQAKQMEAMGCDSVAIKDMAGLLTPYATGELVRALKAEQSLPVFIHSHDTAGLAAMCQLKAIENGADHIDTAISSFASGTSHPGTESMVAALKGTEYDTGLNLELLQEIGLYFYAVRKKYHQFESEFTAVDTRVQVNQVPGGMISNLANQLKEQGALNRMGEVLAEIPRVREDLGFPPLVTPTSQIVGTQAFFNVLAGERYKTITNEVKLYLQGGYGKAPGVVNEKLRRQAIGSEEVIDVRPADLLKPEMTKLRADIGALAKSEEDVLTFAMFPDIGRKFLEERAAGTLTPEVLLPIPEAGKVASAGGEGVPTEFVIDVHGETYRVDITGVGVKAEGKRHFYLSIDGMPEEVVFEPLNEFVSGGSSKRKQASAPGHVSTTMPGNIVDVLVKEGDTVKAGQAVLITEAMKMETEVQAAIAGKVTAIHVAKGDRVNPGEILIEIEG is encoded by the coding sequence ATGACCAAGAAAATTTTCGTAACCGACACCATCCTGCGCGACGCCCACCAATCGCTGCTCGCCACCCGCATGCGCACTGAAGACATGCTGCCGATCTGCGACAAGCTCGACAAAGTCGGCTACTGGTCGCTGGAATGCTGGGGCGGCGCGACGTTCGATGCCTGCGTACGTTTCCTCAAAGAAGACCCGTGGGAACGCCTGCGCCAACTGCGCGCCGCGCTGCCTAACACCCGTCTGCAAATGCTCCTGCGCGGGCAGAACCTGCTGGGCTACCGCCACTACAGCGATGACGTGGTCAAAGCCTTTGTTGCCAAGGCCGCGGTCAACGGCATCGATGTGTTCCGCATCTTCGACGCGATGAACGACGTGCGTAACCTGCGCGTAGCCATCGAAGCGGTGAAGGCTGCGGGCAAACACGCCCAGGGCACCATCGCCTACACCACCAGCCCGGTGCACACCATCGACGCGTTTGTGGCGCAAGCCAAGCAGATGGAAGCCATGGGCTGCGACTCGGTCGCGATCAAGGACATGGCCGGTCTGCTGACCCCATACGCCACCGGTGAACTGGTCCGCGCGTTGAAAGCCGAGCAGTCGCTGCCGGTGTTCATCCATTCGCATGACACGGCGGGTCTGGCGGCGATGTGCCAATTGAAAGCCATTGAAAACGGCGCTGACCACATCGACACCGCGATCTCCAGCTTCGCCTCGGGCACCAGCCATCCGGGCACCGAGTCGATGGTCGCAGCGCTTAAAGGCACCGAATACGACACCGGTCTGAACCTGGAACTGCTGCAGGAGATCGGTCTGTACTTCTACGCCGTGCGCAAGAAGTACCACCAGTTCGAAAGCGAGTTCACCGCCGTCGATACCCGCGTGCAAGTCAACCAGGTGCCGGGCGGGATGATCTCCAACCTCGCCAACCAGTTGAAAGAGCAGGGCGCGCTGAACCGCATGGGCGAAGTCCTGGCGGAAATCCCGCGGGTGCGTGAAGACCTTGGTTTCCCGCCACTGGTGACGCCGACTTCGCAGATCGTCGGCACCCAGGCGTTCTTCAACGTGCTGGCCGGCGAGCGCTACAAGACCATCACCAACGAAGTGAAGCTGTACCTGCAAGGCGGCTACGGTAAGGCGCCGGGCGTGGTCAACGAGAAGTTGCGTCGTCAGGCCATCGGCAGCGAAGAGGTGATCGACGTACGTCCGGCCGATCTGCTCAAGCCGGAAATGACCAAGCTGCGTGCCGACATCGGCGCACTGGCCAAGTCCGAAGAAGACGTGCTGACTTTCGCCATGTTCCCGGACATCGGGCGCAAGTTCCTCGAAGAGCGTGCCGCCGGCACCCTGACCCCGGAAGTGCTGTTGCCGATTCCTGAAGCCGGCAAGGTCGCCTCAGCGGGTGGCGAAGGCGTACCGACCGAGTTCGTCATCGACGTCCACGGCGAAACCTACCGCGTCGACATCACCGGGGTTGGCGTGAAGGCCGAAGGCAAGCGTCACTTCTACCTGTCCATCGACGGCATGCCGGAAGAAGTGGTGTTCGAACCGCTCAACGAGTTCGTCAGCGGTGGCAGCAGCAAGCGTAAACAGGCGTCTGCGCCGGGCCACGTCAGCACCACCATGCCGGGCAACATCGTCGATGTGCTGGTCAAGGAGGGCGACACCGTCAAGGCTGGCCAGGCTGTGTTGATCACCGAAGCGATGAAGATGGAAACCGAAGTTCAGGCAGCGATTGCCGGCAAGGTCACCGCCATCCATGTGGCCAAGGGCGACCGGGTGAATCCTGGCGAAATCCTGATCGAGATCGAAGGCTGA
- a CDS encoding acetyl-CoA carboxylase biotin carboxylase subunit, whose amino-acid sequence MIKKILIANRGEIAVRIVRACAEMGIRSVAIFSDADRHALHVKRADEAHSIGAEPLAGYLNPRKLVNLAVETGCDALHPGYGFLSENAELADICAERGIKFIGPSAEVIRRMGDKTEARRSMIKAGVPVTPGTEGNVSGIEEALTEGDRIGYPVMLKATSGGGGRGIRRCNSREELEQNFPRVISEATKAFGSAEVFLEKCIVNPKHIEAQILGDSFGNVVHLFERDCSIQRRNQKLIEIAPSPQLTPEQRAYIGDLSVRAAKAVGYENAGTVEFLLAEGEVYFMEMNTRVQVEHTITEEITGIDIVREQIRIASGLPLSVKQEDIQHRGFALQFRINAEDPKNNFLPSFGKITRYYAPGGPGVRTDTAIYTGYTIPPFYDSMCLKLVVWALTWEEAMDRGLRALDDMRLQGVKTTAAYYQEILRNPEFRSGQFNTSFVESHPELTNYSIKRKPEELALAIAAAIAAHAGL is encoded by the coding sequence GTGATAAAAAAGATCCTGATCGCCAACCGTGGTGAGATTGCCGTACGAATCGTGCGGGCCTGCGCCGAGATGGGCATTCGCTCGGTAGCGATTTTTTCCGACGCTGACCGCCATGCCTTGCATGTGAAGCGTGCGGACGAAGCCCACAGCATCGGTGCCGAGCCACTGGCCGGTTACCTCAACCCGCGCAAGCTGGTGAATCTGGCGGTGGAAACCGGTTGCGATGCATTGCACCCCGGTTACGGCTTTCTCTCGGAAAATGCCGAGCTGGCAGACATCTGCGCCGAACGCGGAATCAAATTCATCGGCCCGTCGGCAGAAGTCATTCGCCGCATGGGCGACAAGACCGAAGCCCGCCGCAGCATGATCAAGGCCGGCGTGCCGGTCACCCCGGGCACCGAAGGCAACGTGTCGGGTATCGAAGAAGCGCTGACCGAGGGCGACCGCATCGGTTATCCGGTGATGCTCAAGGCCACCTCCGGTGGTGGCGGGCGCGGCATTCGTCGCTGCAACAGCCGCGAAGAACTCGAACAGAACTTCCCTCGGGTGATTTCCGAAGCGACCAAGGCGTTCGGTTCGGCGGAAGTGTTCCTGGAAAAATGCATCGTCAATCCCAAGCACATCGAAGCGCAGATCCTCGGCGACAGCTTCGGCAACGTGGTGCACCTGTTCGAGCGTGACTGCTCGATCCAGCGCCGCAACCAGAAGCTGATCGAGATCGCCCCGAGCCCGCAACTGACCCCGGAACAGCGCGCCTACATCGGCGACCTGTCGGTGCGCGCAGCCAAGGCCGTGGGTTACGAGAACGCCGGCACCGTGGAGTTTCTGCTCGCCGAAGGCGAGGTGTACTTCATGGAGATGAACACCCGGGTGCAGGTGGAACACACCATCACCGAAGAAATCACCGGGATCGACATTGTTCGTGAGCAGATCCGCATCGCCTCTGGCCTGCCGCTGTCGGTTAAGCAGGAAGACATCCAGCACCGTGGTTTCGCGTTGCAGTTCCGCATCAACGCTGAGGATCCGAAAAACAACTTCCTGCCGAGCTTCGGCAAGATCACCCGCTACTACGCCCCCGGCGGCCCCGGCGTGCGTACCGACACAGCGATTTACACCGGGTACACCATTCCGCCGTTCTACGACTCGATGTGCCTGAAACTGGTGGTCTGGGCGTTGACCTGGGAAGAGGCGATGGACCGGGGCCTGCGCGCCCTCGACGACATGCGTCTGCAAGGCGTGAAAACCACCGCCGCGTACTACCAGGAAATCCTGCGCAATCCGGAATTCCGTAGCGGCCAGTTCAATACCAGCTTCGTTGAAAGCCACCCGGAACTGACCAACTACTCGATCAAGCGCAAACCCGAAGAGCTGGCCCTGGCCATCGCCGCCGCCATCGCCGCCCACGCAGGCCTGTGA